In a single window of the Novosphingobium sp. IK01 genome:
- a CDS encoding amino acid permease: MFGRVKPLDAILATAEKKSLHRSLGAFQLTMLGVGAVIGTGIFVLTAEAAQKAGPGMMVSFVIAGFVCAVAALCYAEMASMVPVSGSAYTYSYAVMGELVAWMVGWALILEYAIAAGAVSVGWSGYMVGFVQNSLHITVPLELVRGPFDGGLVNLPAMAIAVVITGLLILGTKESATVNAILVAIKIVALSLFVALTVPMLKTGNFQPFAPQGFVGISGAAASIFFAYVGFDAVSTAAEETKNPQRNMPIGLIGSLAICTVFYMLVAAGVIGTVGAQPVYGPGHEVLSPGSPALSQACNAIGDNAVVCSKEALAWTLRSVGYPFIGWLVGLAAILALPSVILMMMFGQTRIFFVMSRDGLLPEFFSKVHPRFHTPHVITLMTGVFVALFAAFFPVGLLADVSNSGTLFAFAAVSVAVLVLRRTDPARVRPFRTPLVTVIAPISILGCLYLFGSLSAETMELFVGWAVLGLFVYYGYSRSRSHVGRGLVEVHEIDADVPPGSVPPIS, encoded by the coding sequence ATGTTTGGACGCGTCAAACCACTCGACGCTATTTTGGCCACGGCCGAAAAGAAATCGCTGCATCGCTCGCTGGGGGCTTTCCAGCTGACGATGCTGGGTGTGGGGGCCGTTATCGGCACCGGTATCTTCGTTCTCACTGCCGAAGCCGCCCAAAAGGCCGGCCCCGGCATGATGGTCAGTTTTGTCATCGCCGGCTTCGTCTGTGCCGTGGCAGCTTTGTGTTACGCTGAAATGGCATCGATGGTGCCGGTTTCGGGTTCGGCCTATACTTACAGCTATGCCGTCATGGGCGAACTGGTCGCCTGGATGGTGGGCTGGGCCCTGATCCTCGAATATGCGATTGCCGCAGGGGCGGTATCGGTCGGCTGGTCGGGCTATATGGTCGGCTTCGTGCAGAACAGCCTGCACATTACTGTCCCCCTCGAACTCGTGCGCGGGCCTTTCGATGGCGGGCTGGTCAACCTTCCGGCCATGGCCATCGCCGTCGTCATCACCGGGCTGCTGATCCTTGGCACCAAGGAGAGTGCCACGGTCAATGCCATCCTCGTGGCGATCAAGATCGTCGCGCTTTCGCTGTTCGTCGCGTTGACCGTGCCGATGCTCAAGACGGGCAATTTCCAGCCTTTCGCGCCGCAGGGCTTCGTCGGCATCTCGGGCGCTGCGGCCTCGATCTTCTTTGCCTATGTCGGTTTCGACGCGGTCTCGACCGCGGCCGAGGAAACCAAGAACCCCCAGCGCAACATGCCGATCGGCCTGATCGGCAGCCTTGCCATCTGCACCGTGTTCTACATGCTGGTGGCCGCTGGCGTGATCGGCACGGTCGGCGCGCAGCCGGTCTATGGTCCCGGGCATGAAGTGCTCTCGCCCGGTTCGCCCGCGCTGTCGCAGGCCTGCAACGCCATTGGCGACAACGCCGTGGTCTGCTCGAAGGAAGCCCTGGCCTGGACGCTGCGTTCGGTCGGCTATCCGTTCATCGGCTGGCTGGTTGGCCTGGCCGCGATCCTTGCGCTGCCCTCGGTCATTCTGATGATGATGTTCGGCCAGACCCGCATCTTCTTCGTGATGAGCCGCGATGGCCTGCTGCCCGAGTTCTTCTCCAAGGTGCATCCGCGCTTCCACACCCCCCATGTCATCACGCTGATGACCGGGGTGTTCGTGGCCCTGTTCGCGGCGTTCTTCCCGGTGGGCCTGCTGGCCGACGTGTCGAACTCGGGAACGCTGTTCGCCTTTGCGGCGGTGTCGGTCGCCGTGCTGGTGCTGCGCCGGACGGACCCTGCGCGCGTGCGCCCGTTCCGCACCCCGCTGGTCACCGTGATCGCGCCGATCTCGATCCTGGGCTGTCTCTATCTGTTCGGCAGCCTTTCGGCCGAGACGATGGAGCTGTTCGTGGGCTGGGCCGTGCTGGGGCTGTTCGTCTATTACGGCTATAGCCGCAGCCGCAGCCATGTCGGCCGTGGTCTGGTCGAAGTGCACGAGATCGATGCCGACGTGCCGCCCGGATCGGTTCCACCGATCAGCTGA
- the panB gene encoding 3-methyl-2-oxobutanoate hydroxymethyltransferase, with amino-acid sequence MSTTFQLDTATSRAHPTPAPMKRLTVPAIRQRKVDGQTAQPIVMLTAYTARQAQLLDAHCDLLLVGDSLGQVIYGLPSSVPVTLDMMAAHGAAVVRGSYHAVVIVDMPFGAYEASPVQAFEAAARLLKETGCAGVKLEGGAAMAETVAFLTARGIPVMGHVGLTPQAVNQLGGYNARGRSQAEADKIVADARALADAGAFAIVVEGVVEPIAVAVTEAVACPVIGIGGSARCDGQVLVSEDMLGLFERVPRFVKRYAELGEAIEEAVATYAQDVRARRFPGIEQTYQPK; translated from the coding sequence ATGTCCACCACCTTCCAGCTCGACACCGCCACCAGCCGCGCGCACCCCACGCCCGCGCCGATGAAGCGGCTGACCGTCCCCGCCATCCGCCAGCGCAAGGTCGACGGGCAGACCGCGCAGCCCATCGTGATGCTCACGGCCTATACCGCCCGTCAGGCGCAACTGCTTGATGCCCATTGCGATTTGCTGCTCGTGGGGGATTCCCTGGGGCAGGTCATCTATGGCCTGCCTTCCAGCGTTCCGGTCACGCTCGACATGATGGCCGCCCATGGCGCGGCGGTGGTGCGCGGGTCGTATCACGCGGTGGTGATCGTCGACATGCCGTTCGGCGCCTATGAAGCCTCGCCGGTCCAGGCCTTCGAGGCCGCCGCGCGCCTGCTCAAGGAGACCGGCTGCGCGGGCGTGAAGCTTGAAGGCGGGGCCGCCATGGCCGAAACGGTCGCCTTCCTGACCGCGCGCGGCATTCCCGTTATGGGGCATGTCGGCCTCACCCCCCAGGCGGTGAACCAGTTGGGCGGCTACAATGCGCGCGGGCGCAGCCAGGCCGAAGCCGACAAGATCGTCGCCGATGCGCGCGCGCTCGCCGATGCCGGGGCCTTTGCCATCGTCGTGGAAGGGGTCGTCGAACCGATTGCGGTGGCGGTGACCGAGGCGGTCGCCTGTCCGGTGATCGGCATCGGCGGCTCGGCCCGGTGCGACGGGCAGGTTCTGGTGAGCGAGGATATGCTCGGCCTGTTCGAGCGCGTGCCCCGTTTCGTCAAGCGCTATGCCGAACTGGGCGAGGCCATCGAAGAAGCCGTGGCAACATACGCACAGGACGTGCGCGCACGACGGTTTCCGGGTATCGAACAGACCTATCAACCGAAGTAA
- a CDS encoding DUF475 domain-containing protein, protein MLRNFKGSLLFAGLCLILAAAYGWFQTHSVATTAGLVWIVLVLSVLEISLSFDNAVVNAAVLGEMDAVWQKRFLTWGMVIAVFGMRIVFPLAIVAIAAGIGPVEALRLSLEDPARYEQIVSGAHVGIAGFGGAFLAMVGLGFFFDGEKETHWIGWIEEKLARFSVVKAAEIALLLVVLAVIAAQLPGHEGFTFLLSGALGIVAFVVVEAIGTILELREEAQKAAGAVVKSGLGGFLYLNVLDASFSFDGVIGAFALSNNMVIIALGLSIGAMFVRSLTIMLVRSGTLADYRYLEHGAFWAIVALGGIMLASARVEIPETVTGLIGAALIAASLGWSVRYRRRNGETAPGEA, encoded by the coding sequence TTGCTCAGGAATTTCAAGGGATCCCTGCTGTTTGCAGGCCTGTGCCTGATTCTGGCCGCCGCCTATGGCTGGTTCCAGACCCACTCCGTCGCGACCACGGCCGGGCTGGTGTGGATCGTGCTGGTGCTTTCCGTGCTGGAAATCTCGCTCTCGTTCGACAACGCGGTGGTCAATGCCGCCGTGCTGGGCGAAATGGACGCGGTCTGGCAGAAACGCTTCCTGACCTGGGGCATGGTGATCGCCGTGTTCGGGATGCGGATCGTGTTTCCGCTGGCCATCGTGGCGATTGCCGCAGGGATCGGCCCGGTCGAGGCCCTGCGCCTCTCGCTTGAAGATCCGGCCCGGTACGAGCAGATCGTGAGCGGGGCCCATGTCGGCATCGCCGGGTTCGGCGGGGCCTTCCTCGCGATGGTCGGCCTCGGCTTCTTCTTCGACGGCGAGAAGGAGACCCACTGGATCGGCTGGATCGAGGAGAAACTGGCGCGCTTCTCGGTGGTCAAGGCCGCCGAGATCGCGCTGCTGCTGGTCGTGCTGGCGGTGATCGCCGCGCAACTGCCCGGCCACGAGGGCTTCACGTTCCTGCTCTCGGGCGCGCTGGGCATTGTTGCCTTCGTGGTGGTCGAGGCCATCGGCACGATCCTCGAACTGCGCGAGGAAGCGCAGAAGGCTGCCGGGGCGGTGGTGAAATCGGGCCTTGGCGGTTTTCTCTATCTCAACGTGCTCGACGCCTCGTTCAGCTTCGACGGAGTGATTGGCGCCTTTGCCCTGTCGAACAACATGGTGATCATCGCGCTGGGCCTGTCGATCGGGGCGATGTTCGTGCGCTCGCTGACGATCATGCTGGTTCGCAGCGGCACGCTGGCCGACTATCGCTATCTCGAACATGGCGCGTTCTGGGCCATCGTGGCGCTGGGCGGGATCATGCTGGCCTCGGCCCGCGTGGAAATTCCCGAGACGGTGACCGGCCTGATCGGCGCCGCGCTGATCGCCGCCTCGCTCGGCTGGTCGGTCCGCTATCGCCGCCGAAACGGGGAAACGGCGCCAGGCGAGGCCTAA
- a CDS encoding NAD(P)H-dependent oxidoreductase — MLLIVWHSRTGTARAMAQAAFDAAREEGEPGSLNVRLMEAGLAQPADCLAAQGFLFVCPENLGGLSGVMKEFFDRCYYPLLGRIEGRAYATAIAAGTAGQGAQGQIDRIVTGWRLRRVAPPCLLVTGADRPETILADKTVSEAALAPCRDLGRLMAAGLGMGAF; from the coding sequence ATGTTGCTGATCGTCTGGCATTCCCGCACCGGGACGGCGCGGGCCATGGCGCAGGCGGCCTTTGACGCGGCGCGCGAGGAAGGCGAGCCGGGAAGCCTGAACGTGCGCCTGATGGAGGCGGGGCTTGCCCAGCCTGCCGATTGTCTGGCCGCGCAAGGTTTCCTGTTCGTCTGCCCGGAGAACCTCGGGGGCCTGAGCGGGGTGATGAAGGAGTTTTTCGACCGCTGCTACTATCCGCTGCTCGGGCGGATCGAGGGGCGGGCCTATGCCACGGCCATCGCGGCGGGAACGGCGGGGCAGGGGGCACAAGGCCAGATCGACCGGATCGTGACCGGCTGGCGCCTGCGCCGCGTGGCGCCACCCTGTTTGCTGGTGACGGGCGCGGATCGGCCCGAGACGATACTGGCGGACAAGACTGTCAGCGAGGCGGCGCTCGCCCCCTGCCGCGATCTGGGGCGATTGATGGCGGCAGGGTTGGGGATGGGGGCTTTTTAG